Proteins from a single region of Chanodichthys erythropterus isolate Z2021 chromosome 13, ASM2448905v1, whole genome shotgun sequence:
- the pmchl gene encoding pro-melanin-concentrating hormone, like — MKLSVGTVLITVALFSECYFRTAAIPMTKADETEPDLHGLSESLEENSLRSSPGNSRIIVVADSNLLRTLMSLNKGVPHLSLPENLLSTERRDVDSDLSPSIAIIRRDTMRCMVGRVYRPCWEV, encoded by the coding sequence ATGAAGCTCTCCGTTGGGACCGTCCTCATCACTGTTGCACTTTTTTCAGAGTGCTACTTCAGAACCGCTGCCATTCCCATGACCAAAGCTGATGAAACGGAGCCAGATCTGCACGGCTTGAGCGAGAGCTTGGAGGAGAACTCTCTGAGATCTTCACCAGGCAACTCCAGGATCATTGTGGTGGCTGACTCCAATCTGCTGAGGACCCTGATGTCTCTGAACAAAGGAGTGCCTCATCTCAGTCTCCCTGAGAACCTTCTCAGCACAGAGCGCAGAGATGTCGATTCAGACTTGAGCCCGAGCATCGCCATCATCAGAAGGGACACCATGAGGTGCATGGTGGGAAGAGTGTATCGGCCATGCTGGGAAGTGTAG
- the spag8 gene encoding sperm associated antigen 8, which translates to MVTAVLAALAGSVLIGRCLSNSIASQTNISKMTSEANAENKPDGRCLLGNWVEERATALLDRTGPRSCVHKYGHTGILTMDVAAKVQGISTFKATFNAPKIIGVRQKGRRTELLENDLIKRISDQIHAGLNADPPAPELCSVTKADFKVEGFKSVRSPMTMDHDYTTEQAITFWSENYQKIQGVTAVKTKDSPFKRNATFSTPICEQLDQMDDTVLYPSENDANL; encoded by the exons ATGGTAACAGCAGTACTAGCAGCACTGGCAGGATCTGTGCTGATAG GTCGTTGCTTATCAAACAGCATCGCATCGCAAACAAACATCAGTAAAATGACCTCAGAGGCTAATGCGGAAAATAAACCGGATGGAAGGTGTTTACTGGGAAACTGGGTTGAGGAG AGGGCTACTGCATTGCTAGACAGGACCGGGCCTAGATCATGTGTCCATAAGTACGGACACACAGGGATTCTTACCATGGACGTGGCTGCTAAAGTGCAGGGGATTAGTACATTCAAAGCGACTTTCAATGCTCCTAAAATCATTGGGGTGCGACAAAAAG GAAGACGAACTGAACTTTTGGAAAATGACCTCATCAAAAGAATAAG TGATCAAATACATGCAGGGCTGAACGCTGACCCTCCAGCCCCTGAGTTGTGCTCTGTGACCAAAGCAGACTTCAAAGTGGAGGGCTTCAAGTCTGTCCGCTCACCAATGACCATG GATCATGATTACACAACTGAGCAGGCCATTACATTTTGGAGTGAAAACTATCAGAAGATTCAG GGCGTGACAGCAGTTAAAACTAAAGATAGTCCATTTAAAAGGAATGCCACCTTTAGTACACCAATCTGTGAACAACTAGATCAGATGGACGACACAGTGCTGTACCCATCAGAAAATGATGCTAATTTGTGa